From the genome of bacterium, one region includes:
- a CDS encoding PBP1A family penicillin-binding protein, whose translation MRTVKYILGIGIALAAAGAVFGIATFIYISKNLPDPATFDSRKVAQSSKIYDREGAALLYEIHGEENRTVIPFSAIPELAKKATIAIEDAGFYEHAALDWKSIVRAMLVNIRERRLAQGASTITQQLAKNAFLTPEKTISRKLKELALAFRLESQYAKDKILDLYLNQIPYGANAYGIEAASQTYFRKSAKELSLPEIAVLASLPRAPSYYSPWGNHKDELLRRKDLVLQRMADIGFVAPDEAAKAKEASVEFTQQITQIAAPHFVMAVQDYLNTQYGEEFVRTAGLKVTTTLDTKLQEAAERVVMEGAKRNEELYSGKNAALVAQDARTGQILAMVGSRDYFDATIDGNFNVATQGLRQPGSTMKPFAYLTAFKKGFTPDTILFDLETEFDTSEDPEKSYKPQNFDEQFRGPVRMKESLVQSVNVTSVKTLYLAGIDSVLKTARDFGITTLTERSRYGLSLVLGGGEVRPIDLVGAYATFSQDGVHHKQTFILRVEDASGKILEEYKDEATQVIDPQYPRMINEILSDVDLRRPLFQNSLLLTTFPNQEVALKTGTTNDYRDAWAVGYTPSFVVGVWAGNNDNAPMIKRGSSILAAVPIWGAFMDELLKDKPMETFSRPEPTFVEKPALRGDIVVNNQVHDILYYVNKNDPQGPAPLFPDEDSQFKNWEDPVLEWLKTHPIETLPRGTQVIASTTDAGALTLTIEQPVSGSFIKNSVIVDITITSPSPVDNIELRFNTQLMSIASGQMLTKTGDYTYRYRTEIPVANPQLQNILNIKVLAGNSKMVEKDIILFR comes from the coding sequence ATGCGAACAGTAAAATACATTCTCGGTATCGGCATCGCGCTCGCCGCGGCAGGAGCTGTTTTTGGCATTGCGACGTTTATTTATATCAGCAAAAATCTTCCGGATCCCGCCACGTTTGACAGCAGAAAAGTCGCGCAATCAAGCAAGATTTATGACCGCGAGGGCGCGGCATTGCTGTACGAAATTCACGGCGAAGAAAATCGGACGGTTATTCCGTTTAGCGCGATTCCCGAGCTCGCAAAAAAAGCGACGATCGCCATTGAAGACGCGGGTTTTTACGAGCACGCGGCGTTGGATTGGAAATCTATCGTCCGTGCGATGCTGGTAAACATCCGCGAAAGGCGCTTGGCGCAGGGCGCTTCCACCATCACGCAACAACTCGCGAAAAACGCTTTTTTAACTCCTGAAAAAACCATCTCACGCAAGCTGAAAGAATTGGCGTTAGCGTTCCGCTTGGAAAGCCAATATGCCAAAGATAAAATTCTTGACTTATATCTTAATCAAATCCCGTACGGCGCGAATGCGTACGGCATTGAAGCGGCAAGTCAAACCTATTTCCGAAAATCCGCGAAGGAGTTGTCTTTGCCGGAAATTGCCGTGCTCGCCAGCCTGCCTCGCGCCCCAAGCTACTACTCGCCGTGGGGCAACCACAAAGACGAATTACTGAGGCGAAAAGATTTAGTATTACAGCGCATGGCCGACATTGGTTTTGTCGCGCCCGACGAAGCCGCGAAAGCAAAGGAGGCGTCTGTTGAGTTTACGCAGCAAATCACGCAAATTGCCGCGCCGCATTTCGTGATGGCGGTGCAGGATTACTTAAACACGCAATACGGCGAAGAATTTGTGCGCACCGCGGGATTAAAAGTAACTACAACGCTGGACACAAAACTCCAGGAAGCCGCGGAGCGTGTGGTTATGGAAGGAGCAAAACGCAACGAAGAGCTGTATTCGGGAAAGAATGCGGCGTTGGTCGCCCAAGACGCGCGCACCGGACAAATCCTCGCGATGGTCGGGTCGCGCGATTATTTTGACGCGACGATTGATGGAAATTTCAACGTGGCCACGCAGGGCCTCCGTCAGCCGGGCTCAACAATGAAACCATTCGCGTATCTTACGGCATTCAAAAAAGGTTTTACGCCGGACACAATCCTGTTTGATTTAGAAACGGAGTTCGACACCTCCGAAGACCCTGAAAAAAGCTATAAACCGCAGAACTTTGACGAACAATTCCGCGGCCCGGTACGCATGAAAGAATCACTCGTCCAATCAGTAAACGTAACGTCGGTAAAAACACTCTACCTTGCCGGCATTGATAGCGTGCTGAAAACCGCGCGCGACTTCGGCATTACGACTCTCACTGAACGTAGTAGGTACGGATTGTCGTTGGTGCTTGGCGGCGGCGAAGTGCGCCCCATTGACCTCGTTGGCGCCTATGCCACCTTCAGCCAAGACGGCGTTCACCACAAGCAAACCTTTATTCTCCGCGTAGAAGATGCATCCGGAAAAATACTTGAGGAGTACAAAGACGAGGCGACGCAAGTGATTGACCCGCAATACCCGCGTATGATTAACGAGATTCTTTCTGATGTTGACTTGCGCCGGCCACTCTTCCAAAACAGCTTATTGCTCACCACGTTCCCCAACCAGGAGGTAGCGCTAAAAACCGGAACAACAAATGACTATCGAGACGCATGGGCTGTTGGGTACACACCATCGTTTGTAGTAGGGGTTTGGGCCGGAAACAACGACAACGCGCCGATGATAAAGCGTGGCAGTAGCATTTTAGCCGCGGTGCCGATTTGGGGCGCTTTTATGGACGAACTGCTAAAAGATAAGCCAATGGAAACATTCTCGCGTCCGGAACCGACATTTGTTGAGAAGCCGGCTTTACGGGGAGATATTGTCGTCAACAACCAAGTCCATGACATTTTATACTACGTCAACAAAAATGATCCACAAGGTCCGGCCCCACTCTTTCCCGACGAAGATTCACAATTTAAAAATTGGGAGGATCCGGTGCTGGAATGGCTTAAAACCCACCCAATTGAAACACTGCCAAGAGGAACTCAAGTTATTGCATCAACCACCGACGCAGGGGCGCTGACGCTCACCATCGAGCAACCGGTGAGTGGGTCGTTTATTAAAAACTCGGTGATTGTTGATATTACAATCACGTCCCCTTCTCCGGTCGACAACATTGAGTTGCGTTTCAATACCCAACTTATGAGCATTGCAAGCGGTCAAATGCTCACAAAAACCGGCGACTACACCTATCGCTACCGCACCGAAATACCGGTTGCGAATCCCCAACTTCAAAACATTTTGAACATTAAAGTTCTCGCTGGAAACAGCAAGATGGTGGAAAAGGACATTATCCTCTTCCGGTAG
- the dnaN gene encoding DNA polymerase III subunit beta, with amino-acid sequence MKITVLKNNLKNGLGLIEHAIADNNNLPVLRNVLLKTAGNKIQLSATNLEIGITTSVAAKIVEEGALTVPFATFYSIVSNLPNERIDCEVKNNTLLITTDSYDAKIQGLSESDFPIIPTIQTPIATITIEAATLNEALAQVALAAQVSEVMPEISGALLCRENNDCKLAATDSFRLAEKTLASHQVQTKEGSSFRVIIPLKTIQEVQRAFAGTGMVDVAVDAAQILFKNEHTTLISRVIDGKYPDYEQIVPKTSETEVVVEKEPFLNALKLVSSFSGKVNEVRLTIDGAKKVLEAHAANQLLGENSYLIPAKIKGPNVEAVSFNWRYLFDGLRALRGKQVLFVLNGNAKPAVLRSPDDASYFYIVMPIRNA; translated from the coding sequence ATGAAAATAACAGTACTAAAGAACAATTTAAAAAACGGTTTGGGGTTAATTGAGCATGCCATTGCCGATAACAATAATTTGCCGGTGTTACGGAACGTACTCCTAAAAACAGCGGGTAACAAAATTCAGCTTTCGGCGACAAATCTTGAAATCGGCATTACCACATCCGTTGCCGCGAAGATCGTGGAAGAAGGCGCGCTTACTGTGCCGTTCGCGACGTTTTACAGTATCGTCTCTAATCTTCCTAATGAGCGTATTGATTGCGAAGTGAAAAACAACACACTACTTATCACCACTGACAGTTACGACGCAAAAATCCAAGGGCTTTCCGAAAGTGATTTTCCTATTATTCCCACTATTCAAACTCCAATCGCGACCATCACTATTGAAGCGGCAACACTAAACGAGGCGTTGGCTCAAGTCGCGCTCGCCGCGCAGGTTTCAGAAGTCATGCCGGAAATCAGCGGCGCGCTTTTGTGTCGGGAAAACAACGATTGTAAATTGGCGGCAACCGACAGTTTCCGCCTCGCGGAGAAAACGTTAGCATCGCACCAAGTGCAGACAAAAGAAGGATCGTCGTTTCGCGTCATTATCCCATTAAAAACCATTCAAGAGGTCCAACGCGCGTTTGCGGGAACCGGAATGGTTGATGTTGCTGTTGATGCCGCGCAAATTCTTTTCAAAAACGAGCACACCACACTTATTTCGCGCGTTATTGACGGTAAATATCCGGATTACGAACAAATAGTGCCGAAAACCAGCGAGACCGAGGTGGTTGTGGAGAAAGAACCGTTTTTGAACGCCTTAAAGCTTGTGAGCAGCTTCAGCGGCAAAGTGAACGAGGTGCGCCTTACAATCGATGGAGCAAAAAAGGTGTTGGAAGCCCACGCGGCAAACCAATTACTTGGCGAAAATAGTTATCTCATACCCGCAAAAATTAAAGGACCAAATGTTGAAGCGGTGAGTTTTAATTGGCGGTATTTATTTGACGGCCTTCGCGCCTTGCGCGGCAAGCAAGTGCTTTTTGTGCTGAACGGCAACGCCAAACCCGCGGTGTTAAGGTCGCCGGATGACGCATCGTATTTCTATATCGTGATGCCGATACGGAACGCGTAG
- a CDS encoding YebC/PmpR family DNA-binding transcriptional regulator, whose translation MSGHSKWSQIKHQKGITDKKKAVVFSRHLRAIAAAAVTEPNPDFNPRLRSAIESAKADNVPNDNIARAVAKAGEEKPMEELVIEAYGPEGVALIIDALTDSHNRTIAEIKHLLALHEGKMGAMGSVQWAFEPPQYGAERIAKFPQAISDENVEKLSVLVDALEEHRDVQRVSTNAE comes from the coding sequence ATGTCCGGTCATTCAAAATGGAGTCAGATCAAACACCAAAAAGGCATCACCGACAAAAAGAAAGCGGTGGTTTTTTCGCGGCATTTACGCGCGATTGCGGCTGCTGCCGTCACCGAACCAAATCCGGATTTTAATCCCAGATTGCGCAGCGCTATTGAATCCGCAAAAGCCGACAATGTCCCAAACGATAACATCGCCCGCGCCGTTGCAAAAGCCGGCGAGGAAAAACCAATGGAGGAGTTGGTGATTGAAGCGTATGGCCCCGAAGGAGTAGCGCTCATTATTGATGCCTTAACCGACAGCCACAACCGCACCATCGCTGAAATCAAACACTTACTCGCACTTCATGAAGGGAAAATGGGCGCCATGGGAAGCGTGCAATGGGCATTTGAACCGCCGCAATACGGTGCCGAACGCATTGCGAAGTTCCCGCAGGCTATTTCCGATGAAAACGTAGAAAAGCTATCCGTATTAGTTGATGCGCTGGAAGAACACCGAGACGTGCAGAGGGTTTCCACGAACGCGGAGTAA
- the ruvC gene encoding crossover junction endodeoxyribonuclease RuvC — MKILGIDPGSARIGYGLITDDGRRLVAITHGLIELRQKDPHEKLLALAREMRALLKQSAPDIVAVEKLYFSTNQKTGIVVAESRGAICLLILEAGIPLFEYGPGEVKLAVTNNGAADKIAVAKMVKKILGLTVIKGPDDVSDALAIAITGAHRYKFDMRAK; from the coding sequence ATGAAGATCCTCGGCATCGATCCCGGAAGTGCGCGCATCGGTTACGGCCTTATCACCGATGACGGCCGACGTCTTGTCGCCATCACGCACGGCCTTATTGAGTTGCGCCAAAAAGACCCGCACGAAAAACTGCTCGCGCTCGCGCGGGAAATGCGCGCGCTGCTTAAACAAAGCGCGCCCGATATTGTGGCGGTTGAGAAGCTGTATTTCTCTACAAACCAAAAAACCGGGATCGTGGTGGCGGAATCCCGTGGCGCTATTTGTCTGCTTATACTTGAAGCGGGTATTCCGCTTTTTGAATACGGTCCAGGCGAAGTAAAGCTAGCGGTGACAAACAATGGCGCCGCGGACAAAATCGCGGTAGCAAAAATGGTAAAAAAAATTCTCGGTTTGACCGTTATTAAAGGCCCGGATGACGTAAGCGACGCGCTGGCAATTGCCATCACCGGCGCGCACCGGTATAAATTTGATATGCGCGCAAAATGA